From a single Pseudomonas cremoricolorata genomic region:
- a CDS encoding ABC transporter ATP-binding protein has protein sequence MSQPLIDLNDLTFAWPGQPPLLDIPRFQLERGEALFLKGPSGSGKTTLLGLLGGVNRAQQGSIRLLGQDLAALGQGARDRFRVDHTGYIFQQFNLLPFLSVRENVELPCRFSRSRAQRASQRFGSVERAAAALLAHLGLADETLLARRADSLSIGQQQRVAAARALIGQPELVIADEPTSALDADTRESFIRLLFAECREAGASLLFVSHDQSLAPLFDRHLSLLDLNRASTPQEA, from the coding sequence ATGAGCCAGCCGCTGATCGATCTGAATGATCTGACCTTCGCCTGGCCTGGGCAACCGCCCTTGCTCGACATTCCGCGCTTTCAGCTTGAGCGCGGCGAGGCGTTGTTCCTCAAAGGTCCCAGCGGCAGTGGCAAGACCACCCTGTTGGGGCTGCTCGGCGGGGTCAATCGGGCGCAGCAAGGCAGCATCCGTCTGCTCGGGCAAGACCTGGCCGCCCTCGGCCAGGGCGCCCGCGACCGTTTTCGCGTCGATCACACCGGCTACATCTTCCAGCAGTTCAACCTGCTGCCGTTTCTGTCGGTGCGTGAGAACGTCGAACTGCCTTGCCGCTTTTCCCGCAGCCGTGCGCAGCGCGCCAGCCAGCGTTTCGGCAGTGTCGAGCGGGCAGCAGCGGCGTTGCTGGCGCATCTGGGGCTGGCCGATGAAACGCTGCTGGCGCGGCGTGCCGACAGCTTGTCGATTGGCCAGCAACAGCGCGTGGCAGCCGCCAGGGCGCTGATCGGCCAACCAGAACTGGTGATCGCCGACGAGCCGACCTCGGCGCTCGACGCCGATACCCGAGAAAGCTTCATCCGTCTACTGTTCGCCGAATGCCGCGAAGCCGGCGCCAGCCTGCTGTTCGTCAGTCACGATCAAAGCCTGGCGCCGTTGTTCGACCGCCACCTGTCGCTGCTCGATCTCAACCGCGCCAGCACGCCCCAGGAGGCCTGA
- a CDS encoding DUF3299 domain-containing protein has translation MLALIAPVWAGEPRELDWPALIPEGAPIIEPQMAPLHDLSQLSDALSAESAPAALQPAPNAPVVQALDGQMIKLPGYIVPLEVSEEGRTTEFLLVPYYGACIHVPPPPANQIVHIVSEMGVRVEDLYQPYWIEGTLKVAHSSSELAESGYQMEAEKIYAYELK, from the coding sequence ATGCTGGCGCTGATCGCCCCTGTCTGGGCGGGCGAGCCGCGTGAGCTCGACTGGCCGGCGCTGATCCCCGAGGGCGCGCCGATCATCGAGCCGCAGATGGCGCCGCTGCACGACCTGTCGCAACTGAGCGATGCGCTGTCGGCCGAGTCGGCGCCAGCGGCGCTGCAACCAGCGCCCAACGCCCCGGTGGTGCAGGCACTGGACGGCCAGATGATCAAGCTGCCCGGTTACATCGTGCCGCTGGAAGTCAGCGAGGAAGGCCGCACCACCGAGTTTCTACTGGTGCCGTACTACGGCGCCTGCATCCACGTGCCACCGCCCCCGGCCAACCAGATCGTGCACATCGTCAGCGAAATGGGCGTGCGCGTTGAAGACCTCTACCAGCCGTACTGGATCGAGGGCACGCTCAAGGTCGCGCATTCGAGCAGCGAGCTGGCCGAGTCGGGGTATCAGATGGAAGCCGAGAAGATCTACGCCTACGAATTGAAGTGA
- the nrdR gene encoding transcriptional regulator NrdR, giving the protein MHCPFCGANDTKVIDSRLVAEGEQVRRRRECVACGERFTTFETAELVLPRLIKQDGTRQPFDEDKLRAGVQRALEKRPVSIERVEAALAHIKHKLRATGEREVKSLVVGELVMSELRKLDEVAYIRFASVYRRFQDLEEFREEIDRLAREPAKE; this is encoded by the coding sequence ATGCACTGTCCCTTTTGCGGTGCCAACGACACCAAGGTCATCGACTCCCGCCTCGTCGCCGAGGGCGAGCAGGTGCGCCGTCGCCGTGAATGCGTGGCCTGCGGCGAGCGCTTCACCACCTTCGAAACCGCCGAGCTGGTGCTGCCCAGGCTGATCAAGCAGGACGGCACCCGACAACCGTTCGACGAAGACAAACTGCGCGCCGGTGTGCAGCGGGCGCTGGAAAAACGCCCGGTGAGCATCGAACGGGTCGAGGCAGCGCTGGCGCACATCAAGCACAAGCTGCGCGCTACCGGCGAGCGTGAGGTCAAGTCGCTGGTGGTCGGCGAGCTGGTGATGAGCGAGCTGCGCAAGCTCGACGAAGTCGCCTACATTCGCTTCGCCTCCGTGTACCGGCGCTTCCAGGATCTGGAAGAATTCCGCGAAGAGATCGACCGCCTGGCCCGTGAGCCGGCCAAAGAGTGA
- a CDS encoding OmpW/AlkL family protein, which yields MNKSLLGASLIALALAAPAAHAYQAGDFILRSGAITTAPNEDSGEIKLDGARVSGTKATLNSDTQLGLAFAYMLTEHVGIELLAATPFKHTVGVKGLGAGLDGKLADIKQLPPTLSLQYYPMDASSKFQPYAGIGVNYTLFFDEELSSSRKQQGFSNMKLQDSVGLAGQLGMDYMLTDNLLVNAAVWYVDINTKATIDGPSALGVGKTKVNVEVDPWVYMVGIGYKF from the coding sequence ATGAACAAGTCCTTGCTCGGTGCCTCGCTGATCGCCCTGGCCCTGGCAGCGCCGGCTGCCCACGCTTATCAGGCGGGTGATTTCATCCTGCGTTCCGGCGCCATCACCACCGCGCCCAACGAAGACAGCGGCGAAATCAAGCTCGACGGCGCACGGGTATCGGGCACCAAGGCCACCCTCAACAGCGACACCCAGCTGGGCCTGGCCTTCGCCTACATGCTCACCGAGCACGTCGGTATCGAACTGCTGGCCGCCACCCCGTTCAAGCACACCGTTGGCGTCAAGGGCCTGGGCGCAGGCCTCGATGGCAAGCTGGCCGACATCAAGCAACTGCCACCCACCCTTTCGTTGCAGTACTACCCGATGGACGCCTCCTCGAAGTTCCAGCCCTACGCGGGTATCGGCGTCAACTACACGCTGTTTTTCGATGAAGAACTGAGCAGCTCGCGCAAGCAGCAAGGCTTCAGCAACATGAAGCTGCAAGACTCGGTAGGCCTGGCCGGCCAGCTGGGCATGGACTACATGCTCACTGACAACCTGCTGGTCAACGCCGCGGTCTGGTACGTCGACATCAACACCAAGGCCACCATCGACGGGCCAAGCGCCCTGGGCGTTGGCAAGACCAAGGTCAACGTCGAAGTCGACCCATGGGTCTACATGGTCGGTATCGGCTACAAGTTCTGA
- a CDS encoding NAD-dependent epimerase/dehydratase family protein yields the protein MSDAPVLITGGAGFIGSHLCDALLASGQRVRVLDDLSTGKPGNLQLDHPHLELIQGDVADSALVLRAAQGCRAVVHLAAVASVQASVDDPVKTHQSNFIGTLNVCEALRVHGIRRVLFASSAAVYGNNGEGQAIAEDTPKAPLTPYAVDKLASEQYLDFYRRQHGLEPVVFRFFNIFGPRQDPSSPYSGVISIFCQRALQQLPITVFGDGEQTRDFLYVTDLVQIMQQALDQPRVEEGAVNIGLNQATSLNQLLAALGQALDGLPAISHLPARSGDIRHSRADNSRLLARFILAEPTALVDGLRELLKQP from the coding sequence ATGTCTGATGCCCCCGTTCTTATCACCGGCGGCGCCGGCTTCATCGGCTCGCACCTGTGCGACGCGCTGCTGGCGAGCGGTCAGCGCGTGCGGGTGCTGGATGACCTGTCCACTGGCAAGCCTGGCAACCTGCAACTCGATCACCCGCACCTTGAGCTGATTCAAGGCGATGTCGCCGACAGCGCCCTGGTGCTGCGCGCCGCGCAAGGTTGTCGCGCCGTGGTGCACCTGGCCGCAGTGGCCTCGGTGCAGGCGTCCGTGGATGATCCGGTGAAAACCCACCAGAGCAATTTCATCGGCACCCTGAACGTTTGCGAAGCCCTGCGCGTGCACGGCATTCGGCGGGTGCTGTTCGCCTCCAGCGCGGCGGTGTACGGCAACAATGGCGAAGGGCAGGCCATCGCTGAAGACACGCCCAAGGCGCCGTTGACGCCCTATGCGGTGGATAAGCTCGCCAGCGAGCAGTACCTGGATTTCTACCGCCGCCAGCACGGCCTGGAGCCGGTGGTGTTTCGCTTCTTCAACATCTTCGGTCCGCGCCAGGACCCTTCGTCACCGTATTCAGGGGTCATCAGCATCTTCTGTCAGCGCGCGCTGCAGCAGTTGCCGATCACCGTGTTCGGCGATGGTGAGCAGACCCGTGACTTCCTCTACGTCACCGACCTGGTGCAGATCATGCAACAGGCGCTGGATCAGCCTCGGGTCGAGGAGGGCGCGGTGAACATCGGCCTGAACCAGGCCACCTCGCTCAATCAACTGCTGGCCGCGCTGGGCCAGGCGCTGGACGGCCTGCCGGCAATCAGCCACCTGCCGGCACGTTCCGGCGACATTCGTCACTCGCGGGCCGACAACAGCCGCCTGCTGGCGCGCTTCATCCTGGCCGAGCCGACTGCTCTGGTGGATGGTCTGCGCGAGCTGCTCAAGCAGCCCTGA
- a CDS encoding class I SAM-dependent methyltransferase has translation MPLQQALSALIGEARLAVSALPGTDLQLWLLDEQNMDRAFSSEETQRILAEPPYWSFCWASGLALARYLAAQPHWVQGKRVLDFGAGSGVAGIAAARAGAAEVVVCDLDPLALHACRANAELNEVKLGYSADFFREADRFDLILVADVLYDRANLPLLDQFLSRGRQALVADSRVRDFSHPLYRPLGTLHAVTLPDLAEPHEFRCVSLYHAARQPL, from the coding sequence GTGCCGCTGCAGCAGGCCTTGAGCGCGCTGATCGGCGAAGCGCGCCTGGCCGTCAGTGCCTTGCCCGGCACCGACCTGCAGCTTTGGCTGCTCGACGAACAGAACATGGACCGCGCCTTCAGCAGTGAAGAAACCCAGCGAATCCTGGCCGAGCCACCGTACTGGAGCTTTTGCTGGGCCAGTGGCCTGGCCCTGGCTCGGTATCTGGCCGCACAGCCGCACTGGGTGCAGGGCAAGCGCGTGCTGGACTTCGGCGCCGGCTCAGGGGTTGCCGGGATCGCCGCTGCGCGTGCCGGGGCCGCCGAAGTGGTGGTGTGCGACCTCGACCCGCTGGCCTTGCACGCATGCCGGGCAAACGCCGAGCTGAACGAGGTGAAACTGGGCTATAGCGCCGACTTCTTCCGCGAGGCGGACCGCTTCGACCTGATACTGGTCGCCGATGTGCTGTACGACCGCGCCAACCTGCCCTTGCTCGACCAGTTCCTCAGCCGCGGCCGCCAGGCGCTGGTGGCCGATTCACGGGTGCGCGATTTCAGCCATCCGCTTTACCGCCCCCTCGGCACGCTGCACGCCGTGACCTTGCCGGACCTTGCCGAACCCCACGAATTCCGGTGCGTCAGCCTGTACCACGCGGCGCGCCAGCCTTTATAG
- the trxA gene encoding thioredoxin encodes MSATDTPYIFDATEADFQQSVIENSFHKPVLVDFWAEWCAPCKALMPMLAKIAEEYRGELLLAKVNCDVEQQIVGQFGIRSLPTVVLFKDGQPVDGFAGAQPESAIRAMLEPHVQLPPAQEQSPLEQAQALFAESRFTEAEATLKQLLSEDNSNALGLILYARCLAERGELGEAETVLGAVTGDEHKAALAGAKAQLTFLRQAASLPEVAELKSRLAQNPGDDEAAYQLCIQQLARQQYDAALDGLLKLFQRNRSYADGLPHKSLLQVFELLGGDHPLVTQYRRKLFAAIY; translated from the coding sequence ATGAGCGCTACCGACACCCCGTACATCTTCGATGCCACCGAGGCCGACTTCCAGCAGTCGGTGATCGAGAACTCCTTCCACAAACCGGTACTGGTGGATTTCTGGGCCGAATGGTGCGCGCCCTGCAAGGCCCTGATGCCGATGCTGGCGAAAATTGCCGAGGAATATCGCGGCGAGCTGCTGCTGGCCAAGGTCAACTGTGATGTCGAGCAGCAGATCGTCGGCCAGTTCGGTATCCGCAGCCTGCCCACCGTGGTGCTGTTCAAGGATGGCCAGCCGGTCGACGGGTTCGCCGGCGCCCAACCTGAGTCAGCCATCCGCGCGATGCTCGAACCCCATGTGCAGTTGCCGCCCGCGCAAGAACAATCGCCGCTGGAGCAAGCCCAGGCGCTGTTCGCCGAAAGCCGCTTCACCGAAGCTGAGGCGACCCTCAAGCAACTGCTCAGCGAAGACAACAGCAATGCCTTGGGCCTGATTCTGTATGCCCGCTGCCTGGCCGAGCGTGGCGAACTGGGCGAAGCCGAGACCGTGCTCGGCGCGGTGACCGGTGACGAACACAAGGCCGCGCTGGCCGGCGCCAAAGCCCAGCTGACCTTCCTGCGCCAGGCCGCCAGCCTGCCGGAAGTCGCCGAGCTGAAAAGCCGCCTGGCGCAGAACCCGGGCGATGACGAAGCGGCCTACCAGCTGTGCATCCAGCAACTGGCTCGTCAGCAGTACGATGCGGCGCTGGACGGTTTGCTGAAGCTGTTCCAGCGCAACCGCAGCTATGCCGATGGCCTGCCGCACAAGTCGTTGCTGCAGGTCTTCGAACTGCTCGGCGGCGATCACCCGTTGGTCACTCAGTACCGCCGCAAACTGTTCGCGGCCATCTATTGA
- a CDS encoding ABC transporter permease, producing the protein MHLLRIALASLANRRFTALLTAFAIALSVCLLLAVERVRTEARASFASTISGTDLIVGARSGSVNLLLYSVFRIGNATNNIRWDSFQHYANDPRVKWAIPISLGDSHRGYRVMGTSAAYFDHYQYGHRQNLQLAQGRAFADDPFEVVLGAEVAEALHYTLGDHLVLAHGIAAVSLVKHDDKPFTVVGVLKRTGTPVDRTLHISLAGMEAIHIDWHNGVPARGAGRISAEQARAMDLQPAAITAFMLGLNNKIATFSVQREINEFRNEPLLAILPGVALQELWSLMSTAEQALFVVSLFVVLTGLIGMLTAILTSLNERRREMAILRSVGARPWHIGGLLVLEAAALAAAGIVAGLALLYAGIALAQGYVQANYGLYLPLAWPSAHEWSLLGLIFAAALLMGSVPAWRAYRQSLADGLSIHL; encoded by the coding sequence ATGCACCTGCTTCGTATTGCCCTGGCCAGCCTGGCCAACCGGCGTTTCACTGCGCTGCTCACGGCGTTCGCCATTGCCCTCTCGGTGTGCCTGCTGCTGGCGGTGGAGCGCGTGCGTACCGAAGCCCGCGCCAGCTTCGCCAGCACCATCAGCGGCACTGACCTGATCGTCGGTGCCCGCTCAGGGTCGGTGAATCTGCTGCTGTATTCGGTGTTTCGCATCGGCAACGCCACCAACAACATTCGCTGGGACAGTTTCCAGCACTACGCCAACGACCCCCGGGTGAAGTGGGCGATTCCGATTTCTTTGGGCGACTCACACCGCGGCTACCGGGTCATGGGCACCAGCGCGGCGTATTTCGACCACTACCAGTACGGCCACCGGCAGAACCTGCAACTGGCGCAGGGCCGCGCCTTCGCCGACGATCCATTCGAGGTGGTGCTCGGCGCGGAAGTCGCCGAAGCGCTGCACTACACGCTGGGCGATCACCTGGTGCTGGCCCACGGCATCGCTGCGGTGAGCCTGGTCAAGCACGACGACAAGCCGTTCACCGTGGTCGGCGTGCTCAAGCGCACCGGTACCCCGGTCGACCGCACCCTGCACATCAGCCTGGCGGGCATGGAAGCCATTCACATCGACTGGCACAACGGCGTGCCCGCCCGCGGTGCCGGGCGCATCAGCGCCGAACAGGCGCGCGCCATGGACTTGCAGCCGGCGGCCATCACGGCTTTCATGCTTGGCCTGAACAACAAGATCGCCACCTTCAGCGTGCAGCGCGAAATCAACGAATTTCGCAACGAACCGCTGCTGGCGATTCTGCCTGGGGTGGCCCTGCAAGAGTTGTGGAGCCTGATGAGCACCGCCGAGCAGGCGCTGTTCGTGGTGTCGCTGTTCGTCGTGCTGACCGGCCTGATCGGCATGCTCACGGCGATTCTCACCAGCCTCAACGAGCGGCGCCGGGAGATGGCGATTCTCCGCTCGGTGGGCGCACGGCCCTGGCACATCGGCGGCTTGCTGGTGCTGGAGGCCGCTGCCCTGGCCGCGGCCGGTATCGTCGCCGGTCTGGCCCTGCTGTATGCGGGCATTGCCCTCGCCCAAGGCTACGTGCAAGCCAACTACGGTCTGTACCTGCCCCTGGCCTGGCCCAGCGCCCACGAGTGGAGCCTGCTGGGGCTGATCTTCGCCGCCGCCTTGCTGATGGGCAGCGTGCCGGCCTGGCGCGCCTACCGACAGTCACTGGCCGACGGCCTGTCGATCCACCTGTGA
- a CDS encoding sugar nucleotide-binding protein — MRMRLMLLGGGNALGQALIRLGAEENIGFLAPRPPEDGWDAASLTQLLDDNRPDALINLAYYFDWFQAESVSDQRLTQQERAVERLAELCQHHQITLVQPSSYRVFDGSRATAYSEKDEPVPLGQRGQALWRIEQSVRAACPQHILLRFGWVLDESIDGLLGRFLTRAELPQELLLADDRRGNPTPVDDAARVIISVLKQLDCAAPLWGTYHYAGNEATTPVVLGQAILAEASQRRTLAIQVPSAQAHAASLDASEEPQNAVLACKKILHTFGIKPRAWRAGLPPLLERFYRNV, encoded by the coding sequence ATGCGTATGCGCCTGATGCTGTTGGGTGGTGGCAATGCCCTCGGGCAAGCGCTGATTCGTCTCGGGGCCGAGGAAAACATCGGATTTCTCGCACCGCGGCCACCCGAAGACGGCTGGGATGCCGCAAGCCTGACCCAGTTGCTCGACGACAATCGTCCCGATGCGCTGATAAACCTTGCCTATTATTTCGACTGGTTCCAGGCCGAGTCGGTCAGCGACCAGCGCCTGACCCAGCAGGAACGTGCGGTGGAGCGCCTGGCTGAACTGTGCCAGCACCACCAGATCACCCTTGTGCAGCCCTCCAGCTACCGCGTGTTCGATGGCTCACGGGCTACCGCATACAGCGAAAAGGACGAGCCGGTACCGCTCGGTCAGCGCGGCCAGGCCCTGTGGCGGATCGAGCAAAGCGTGCGCGCCGCTTGCCCGCAGCACATCCTGCTACGTTTCGGCTGGGTGCTCGACGAGAGCATCGACGGCCTGCTGGGGCGCTTCCTGACCCGCGCCGAGCTGCCGCAGGAGTTGCTGCTGGCCGATGACCGACGCGGCAATCCAACGCCGGTAGACGATGCCGCGCGGGTAATCATCTCGGTGCTCAAGCAGCTCGATTGCGCCGCGCCGCTGTGGGGGACGTACCATTACGCCGGCAACGAGGCGACCACTCCGGTGGTACTCGGCCAGGCGATTCTCGCCGAAGCGTCGCAGCGTCGTACCCTGGCCATTCAGGTGCCCAGTGCGCAAGCCCATGCGGCCAGCCTCGACGCCAGCGAAGAGCCGCAGAACGCGGTGCTGGCCTGCAAGAAGATCCTGCACACCTTCGGCATCAAGCCGCGTGCCTGGCGCGCTGGACTGCCCCCTCTACTAGAGCGCTTCTACCGAAATGTCTGA
- a CDS encoding YbaY family lipoprotein, which yields MHPRALIVLCCAALLAACGSDRPKTPPAVAAPPEKVAVKKVDEPGPLLAWQRELNGSLENIPPGADVELALLVVDDKGRPQRLLANSNLTGTGQPLAYHLRFNPDAFPANARVELRGRASQSGQLILHMQSQRIAQAQTQTLAPVRFDKAP from the coding sequence ATGCACCCTCGTGCGCTCATCGTGCTGTGCTGCGCCGCCCTGCTGGCTGCCTGCGGCAGCGATCGTCCAAAAACCCCACCTGCCGTGGCCGCGCCGCCCGAGAAGGTGGCGGTGAAGAAGGTCGATGAACCCGGTCCGCTGCTCGCCTGGCAGCGCGAACTGAACGGTTCGCTGGAAAACATTCCGCCGGGGGCGGACGTGGAACTGGCGCTGCTGGTGGTGGACGACAAAGGCCGTCCGCAACGCCTGCTGGCCAACAGCAACCTCACCGGCACCGGCCAGCCGCTGGCCTATCACCTGCGCTTCAACCCCGACGCCTTTCCTGCCAACGCGCGGGTCGAGCTGCGCGGCCGCGCCAGCCAGTCGGGGCAGTTGATTCTGCACATGCAATCGCAGCGTATCGCCCAGGCGCAGACCCAGACCCTCGCCCCCGTTCGCTTCGACAAGGCGCCCTGA
- a CDS encoding Cro/Cl family transcriptional regulator, which yields MSEHFALNLKLACSHYRSISEVCRQLSINRAQFNKYLSGQSHPTNYNLKRIGDFFGVEDYELGLPPDQFARLIGARHSSTLAKQLGDPIAELFQPLHEHGGNLSRYCGYYFEYSNCMSVPGMVLLSLVHLREERGRFLFERQERQERTSSTDVQAEDWVRCRYLGAAFQLQDRLFLIDYESLTLNEMSQTILIPSFKSRITRLNGLKTGVSSGDRRNPACTRVVWEYLGADINRINAYRQVKLYRPDDPRIDDDVRERLSVGPISHGLFEIE from the coding sequence ATGAGCGAGCACTTCGCCCTCAATCTAAAGCTGGCCTGCAGCCATTACCGCTCTATCTCCGAGGTTTGCCGGCAGTTGTCGATCAACCGCGCGCAATTCAACAAATACCTCAGCGGACAGAGCCATCCGACGAACTACAACCTCAAACGGATCGGCGATTTCTTCGGCGTCGAGGATTACGAACTGGGCCTGCCGCCCGATCAGTTCGCGCGGCTGATCGGCGCGCGGCATTCCTCGACACTGGCCAAGCAACTGGGCGATCCGATCGCCGAGCTGTTCCAGCCATTGCATGAACACGGTGGCAACCTGTCGCGCTACTGCGGTTATTACTTCGAGTATTCCAACTGTATGTCGGTACCAGGCATGGTGCTGCTGTCGCTGGTGCACCTGCGCGAAGAACGCGGGCGCTTTCTGTTCGAGCGCCAAGAGCGCCAGGAACGCACCAGCAGCACCGACGTACAGGCCGAGGACTGGGTGCGCTGCCGTTATCTGGGCGCAGCCTTTCAACTGCAGGATCGCCTGTTCCTGATCGACTACGAATCACTGACGCTCAATGAAATGAGCCAGACCATCCTGATCCCCAGCTTCAAGAGCCGCATTACCCGCCTCAATGGCCTCAAGACCGGCGTATCGAGCGGCGATCGACGCAACCCGGCCTGTACCCGGGTGGTCTGGGAGTACCTGGGCGCAGACATCAATCGGATCAACGCCTACCGTCAGGTCAAGCTGTACCGGCCGGACGATCCGCGCATCGACGACGATGTGCGCGAGCGCCTCAGCGTCGGGCCGATCAGCCACGGCTTGTTCGAAATCGAATAG
- a CDS encoding DUF2796 domain-containing protein, protein MRRLLLALPFALLPLAVAQAHDDHDHDHDHDHAHGTLAAHEHGVASLNAVLDDSTLELQLVSPAMNLVGFEHAASSDADKAKVAAARQQLEQPLKLFALPAAAGCKEDSQELESPLFGDAPEADDDDGDAHEHGHADVHAHYQLTCANPGKLTQVDLAPLFKAFPATQKINVQAIGPNGQKGLETTPGKAVVAF, encoded by the coding sequence ATGCGTCGTCTGCTGCTTGCCCTGCCCTTCGCTTTGCTGCCACTGGCCGTTGCCCAGGCCCACGACGATCACGACCATGATCATGATCATGACCATGCTCACGGCACTCTCGCGGCCCACGAGCACGGCGTCGCCAGCCTCAACGCCGTGCTCGACGACAGCACCCTGGAGCTGCAACTGGTCAGCCCGGCCATGAACCTGGTGGGCTTCGAACACGCCGCCAGCAGCGATGCCGACAAGGCCAAGGTCGCCGCCGCTCGTCAACAGCTCGAGCAGCCGCTGAAACTGTTCGCCCTGCCCGCCGCCGCAGGCTGCAAGGAAGACTCCCAGGAATTGGAAAGCCCGCTGTTCGGCGATGCGCCCGAGGCTGACGACGACGATGGCGATGCCCACGAGCACGGCCACGCAGACGTGCATGCACACTACCAGCTGACGTGCGCCAACCCCGGCAAGCTCACCCAGGTCGACCTGGCGCCGCTGTTCAAGGCCTTCCCTGCCACGCAGAAAATCAACGTGCAGGCGATTGGCCCGAACGGTCAGAAAGGACTGGAAACCACGCCCGGCAAGGCCGTGGTCGCGTTCTGA
- a CDS encoding alanine/glycine:cation symporter family protein has translation MLDALNDFLSGKLLIVLIVGLGGYFTIRSRFVQFRHFGHMFGVFKESLRGQAGQLSSFQALMLSLAGRVGAGNIAGVGIAVTLGGPGAVFWMWVTALVGMSSSFFECTLAQVYKRADGDGLYRGGPAYYILHGLKRRSMAIVFSILLLVTYGFAFIGLQSYTVTHSLQNAFDFSPSHTGIVLAVLLAITFIGGIKRIAAVSDLLVPVKTLAYIGVTLYVIGTQIEHVPAMLETIFKSAFGLDPAFGGLLGSAIVMGVKRGVFANEAGLGSAPNVAAVAAVKHPGAQGVVQAFSVFLDTFVICTCTALLILLSGFYTPGFEGDGIVLTQNSLAAVVGDWGRIFVSVALSLFVFTCILYNYYLGENSLQFLTRNRAVLMGFRALVLALVVWGSMQDLSTVFAFADITMTCLAFVNLIALTLLFKVGLRVMRDYDAQRRAGIKQPVFDSSKFADLDLDRAAWPANPQHETAADHSIVHPQTQR, from the coding sequence ATGCTCGACGCACTCAACGATTTCCTCTCGGGGAAACTCCTCATCGTGCTCATCGTCGGTCTCGGTGGCTACTTCACGATCCGCTCGCGGTTCGTGCAATTCCGCCACTTTGGCCACATGTTCGGGGTATTCAAGGAATCCCTTCGCGGCCAGGCAGGCCAGCTCAGCTCGTTCCAGGCGCTCATGCTCAGCCTTGCAGGCCGGGTGGGTGCCGGCAACATCGCCGGTGTCGGTATCGCCGTGACCCTGGGCGGCCCAGGTGCAGTGTTCTGGATGTGGGTCACCGCGCTGGTGGGCATGTCCAGCAGCTTCTTCGAATGTACCTTGGCCCAGGTGTACAAGCGCGCCGACGGCGACGGCCTGTACCGCGGTGGTCCGGCCTACTACATCCTGCACGGCCTCAAGCGCCGCAGCATGGCCATCGTCTTCTCGATCCTGTTACTGGTCACCTACGGCTTCGCCTTCATCGGCCTGCAGTCGTACACCGTGACCCACTCGCTGCAGAACGCCTTCGACTTCTCGCCCAGCCACACCGGCATCGTCCTCGCGGTACTGCTGGCGATCACCTTCATTGGCGGCATCAAGCGTATCGCTGCGGTGTCCGACCTGCTGGTACCGGTCAAGACCCTGGCCTACATCGGCGTGACCCTGTACGTCATCGGCACCCAGATCGAACACGTGCCGGCGATGCTGGAAACCATCTTCAAGAGCGCCTTCGGCCTCGACCCGGCATTCGGCGGCCTGCTCGGCAGCGCCATCGTCATGGGTGTGAAGCGCGGCGTGTTCGCCAACGAAGCCGGCCTTGGCAGTGCGCCCAACGTCGCGGCAGTGGCAGCGGTCAAGCACCCGGGGGCGCAGGGCGTGGTTCAGGCGTTCAGCGTGTTCCTCGATACCTTCGTGATCTGCACCTGCACCGCGCTGCTGATCCTGCTGTCGGGCTTCTACACCCCAGGCTTCGAAGGCGATGGCATCGTGCTGACGCAGAACTCGCTGGCCGCTGTGGTCGGTGACTGGGGCCGTATTTTCGTCAGCGTGGCGCTGTCGCTGTTCGTCTTCACCTGCATCCTCTACAACTACTACCTGGGCGAGAACAGCCTGCAGTTCCTGACCCGTAATCGCGCCGTACTGATGGGCTTCCGCGCACTGGTCCTGGCACTGGTGGTGTGGGGTTCCATGCAGGATCTGTCGACTGTCTTCGCCTTCGCCGACATCACCATGACCTGCCTGGCCTTCGTCAACCTGATCGCCCTGACCCTGCTGTTCAAGGTCGGCCTGCGTGTGATGCGCGACTACGACGCCCAGCGCCGTGCCGGCATCAAGCAGCCGGTGTTCGACTCCAGCAAGTTCGCCGATCTGGACCTGGACCGCGCCGCCTGGCCGGCCAACCCGCAGCACGAAACCGCTGCCGACCACAGCATCGTCCACCCTCAGACGCAACGCTGA